One part of the Haliotis asinina isolate JCU_RB_2024 chromosome 2, JCU_Hal_asi_v2, whole genome shotgun sequence genome encodes these proteins:
- the LOC137274333 gene encoding small ribosomal subunit protein uS3 produces the protein MAHQVSKKRKFVADGIFKAELNEFLTRELAEDGYSGVEVRVTPTRTEIIILATRTQNVLGEKGRRIRELTSVVQKRFNFPEGTVELYAEKVATRGLCAIAQCESLRYKLIGGLAVRRACYGVLRFIMESGAKGCEVVVSGKLRGQRAKSMKFVDGLMIHSGEPLNDYVDTAVRHVLLRQGVLGIKVKIMLPWDPTGKIGPRRPLPDHVSIVEPKDEPAPAQPYSEQKGAKPSADAAPAPPIV, from the exons ATGGCACATCAAGTTTCCAAGAAAAGGAAG TTTGTGGCTGATGGAATATTCAAGGCTGAGTTGAATGAGTTTCTGACTCGTGAACTGGCCGAGGATGGCTACAGTGGCGTGGAGGTCCGTGTGACCCCAACCAGGACcgagatcatcatcctggcCACCAGGACACAGAATGTGCTTGGCGAGAAGGGCAGGAGGATCCGAGAACTCACCTCAGTGGTCCAGAAGAGGTTCAACTTCCCTGAAGGGACTGTTGAA TTGTATGCAGAGAAAGTTGCTACCCGTGGTTTGTGCGCCATTGCTCAGTGTGAGTCACTTCGATACAAACTGATCGGAGGACTTGCTGTCAGAAG GGCCTGTTATGGTGTACTGCGATTCATCATGGAGAGTGGTGCCAAGGGATGCGAGGTGGTTGTGTCCGGCAAATTGAGAGGTCAGAGAGCAAAGTCCATGAAGTTCGTTGATGGTTTGATGATCCACAGTGGTGAACCTCTGAATGATTACGTGGACACAGCTGTCAGGCACGTCCTGCTCAGACAAG GTGTGTTGGGCATCAAGGTAAAAATCATGTTGCCATGGGATCCAACTGGAAAGATCGGACCACGTCGCCCTCTCCCAGATCATGTCAGTATCGTCGAGCCCAAGGATGAGCCTGCCCCAGCTCAACCTTACAGTGAGCAGAAGGGAGCTAAACCCTCAGCTGATGCTGCTCCAGCGCCACCTATTGTGTGA